In the genome of Raphanus sativus cultivar WK10039 chromosome 4, ASM80110v3, whole genome shotgun sequence, one region contains:
- the LOC108848619 gene encoding fructose-bisphosphate aldolase 8, cytosolic produces the protein MSAFTSKYADELIANAAYIGTPGKGILAADESTGTIGKRLASINVENVESNRRALRELLFTAPGALPCLSGVILFEETLYQKSSDGKLFVDILKEGGVLPGIKVDKGTVELAGTNGETTTQGLDGLGERCKKYYEAGARFAKWRAVLKIGENEPSEHSIHENAYGLARYAVICQENGLVPIVEPEILVDGSHDIHKCAAVTERVLAACYKALSDHHVLLEGTLLKPNMVTPGSDSAKVAPEVIAEHTVRALQRTVPPAVPAIVFLSGGQSEEEATKNLNAMNQLKTKKPWSLSFSFGRALQQSTLKTWAGKEENVKAAQEALYVRCKANSEATLGTYKGDAKLGDGAAESLHVKDYKY, from the exons ATGTCTGCCTTCACCAGCAAATACGCCG ATGAGTTGATCGCTAACGCTGCCTACATCGGCACACCCGGGAAAGGTATCCTCGCCGCCGATGAGTCCACCGGTACCATCGGAAAGCGTCTCGCGAGCATCAACGTCGAGAACGTTGAGTCCAACAGACGTGCTCTCCGTGAGCTTCTCTTCACCGCCCCTGGTGCTCTCCCTTGCCTCAGTGGTGTCATCCTCTTCGAGGAGACTCTTTACCAGAAGAGCTCCGATG GCAAGCTTTTCGTTGATATCTTGAAGGAAGGAGGAGTTCTTCCAGGTATCAAAGTCGACAAGGGTACCGTCGAGCTAGCCGGAACCAACGGCGAGACCACCACTCAAGGTCTCGACGGTCTCGGTGAGCGTTGCAAGAAGTACTACGAAGCCGGTGCACGTTTCGCCAAGTGGCGTGCGGTTCTCAAGATCGGAGAGAACGAGCCATCGGAGCATTCCATCCACGAGAACGCCTACGGGTTGGCTAGGTACGCTGTGATCTGCCAGGAGAACGGTCTTGTACCCATCGTTGAGCCTGAGATCCTTGTCGATGGATCCCACGACATCCACAAGTGTGCTGCCGTCACTGAGCGTGTCCTTGCTGCTTGCTACAAGGCTCTTAGCGACCACCACGTCTTGCTCGAGGGAACTTTGTTGAAGCCTAACATGGTCACACCTGGTTCCGACAGTGCTAAGGTTGCGCCAGAGGTTATCGCTGAGCACACTGTCCGTGCTCTTCAGAGAACCGTCCCACCGGCTGTTCCAGCTATTGTGTTTTTGTCTGGAGGACAGAGCGAGGAGGAGGCGACCAAGAACTTGAACGCGATGAACCAGTTGAAGACCAAGAAGCCGTGGTCATTGTCTTTCTCTTTCGGACGTGCGTTGCAGCAGAGCACTTTGAAGACATGGGCAGGTAAAGAGGAGAACGTCAAGGCCGCTCAAGAGGCTTTGTATGTGAGGTGCAAGGCTAACTCTGAAGCCACTCTCGGAACATACAAGGGTGATGCTAAGCTTGGTGATGGAGCCGCAGAGAGCCTTCACGTGAAGGACTACAAGTACTGA